Proteins found in one Nostoc sp. NIES-3756 genomic segment:
- a CDS encoding ABC1 kinase family protein, translating into MTVKTLPQNSRPIEGELQLKDTQALVVRSPETVTTERPQVFLTTSAESETIVYDPVAVSEHYRQRPLQVINRIFAVLRPTLNFVLGLWWDNKRGVVVKNDRRRAIQLRELLTKLGPAYIKIGQALSTRPDLVPPVYLEEFTRLQDQLPPFPNEIAYQFIQEELGQPPEDIYAELSAQPIAAASLGQVYKGKLKTGEEVAVKVQRPDLRERITIDLYILRGLAGWVQKKVKRVRSDLVGILDELGDRIFEEMDYIHEGQNAERFFQLYGHIKDIYVPKIYWEYTNRRVLTMEWINGTKLTQAAEISAQGIDARYLIEVGVQCSLRQLLEHGFFHADPHPGNLLATTDGKLAYLDFGMMSEVKPPQRYGLIEAIVHVVNRDFEGLAQDYVKLDFLSPETDLTPIIPAFAKVFANAQGASVAEFNIKSITDDLSELMYEYPFRVPPYYALIIRSLVTLEGIAIYIDPNFKVLSEAYPYVSKRLLTDPAPELRTSLKDLLFKDGKFRWNRLENLLRNARKSQDYDLSLALNQGVDFLSSERGSFIRDKLVDEFLTGINALGKNVLHNFTYLLREQVGITAINETPAATVEQQQTLQHIKNIINILQETRGFDPAKLAPQIAQLLFNPGVQRLGQQVVNQLLQKATVRLIRELLTAGEVNTSKNANL; encoded by the coding sequence ATGACTGTTAAGACACTTCCCCAAAATTCCCGACCGATTGAGGGCGAACTACAGCTAAAGGATACTCAAGCCTTGGTTGTCCGCTCACCAGAAACCGTTACAACTGAAAGACCCCAGGTATTTTTAACTACAAGTGCCGAATCTGAGACAATAGTTTATGACCCTGTGGCGGTATCCGAGCATTATCGCCAACGACCACTGCAAGTTATTAATAGGATTTTTGCGGTTTTGCGGCCTACTCTCAACTTTGTCTTGGGGTTGTGGTGGGACAATAAGCGGGGAGTAGTCGTCAAAAATGACCGCCGGCGAGCTATTCAATTAAGAGAGTTATTAACAAAACTAGGGCCAGCTTATATCAAAATTGGCCAAGCCTTATCCACAAGACCGGATTTGGTTCCTCCAGTATATTTAGAAGAATTTACTAGGCTACAAGACCAATTACCACCCTTTCCTAACGAAATTGCTTACCAATTCATTCAAGAAGAATTAGGACAGCCACCAGAGGACATTTACGCAGAACTTTCAGCCCAACCTATCGCGGCTGCATCTTTGGGGCAGGTGTATAAAGGTAAACTGAAAACAGGTGAGGAAGTAGCTGTGAAGGTGCAGCGCCCCGACCTAAGAGAAAGGATTACGATTGACTTATATATATTACGTGGGCTGGCTGGTTGGGTACAGAAGAAGGTCAAACGGGTAAGGAGTGACTTAGTTGGGATATTGGATGAATTAGGCGATCGCATTTTTGAAGAAATGGATTACATCCACGAAGGTCAAAATGCCGAGCGCTTCTTCCAGCTATACGGTCATATAAAAGATATATATGTGCCAAAAATATACTGGGAATACACTAACCGTCGTGTGTTAACGATGGAGTGGATTAACGGCACAAAACTTACCCAGGCAGCAGAGATTAGCGCTCAAGGCATAGATGCGCGTTATCTGATTGAAGTGGGTGTGCAATGTTCCTTGCGGCAACTTTTAGAACATGGATTTTTCCACGCCGACCCCCACCCAGGAAATTTGTTAGCCACAACAGATGGTAAATTAGCTTACCTCGACTTTGGCATGATGAGCGAGGTAAAACCACCCCAACGTTATGGTTTAATTGAGGCGATCGTCCACGTAGTTAACCGAGACTTTGAAGGGTTAGCCCAAGACTACGTAAAACTAGATTTCCTATCCCCAGAAACAGATTTAACCCCAATTATTCCCGCCTTTGCCAAAGTTTTTGCCAACGCACAAGGCGCAAGTGTCGCGGAATTTAATATTAAAAGCATCACTGATGACCTATCAGAATTGATGTATGAGTATCCTTTCCGCGTACCACCATACTACGCTTTAATCATTCGCTCCCTCGTCACCTTAGAAGGGATTGCTATCTATATAGATCCAAACTTTAAAGTCTTAAGTGAAGCATATCCTTACGTATCTAAACGCTTATTAACTGACCCAGCACCAGAATTAAGAACATCATTAAAAGATTTACTTTTCAAAGATGGTAAATTCCGGTGGAATCGGTTAGAAAATCTATTACGTAATGCGCGCAAAAGCCAAGATTACGACCTGAGTCTAGCACTCAATCAAGGCGTTGATTTTCTCTCATCTGAACGTGGTTCTTTCATTCGAGACAAGTTGGTGGATGAGTTTTTAACTGGGATTAATGCTTTAGGTAAAAACGTGCTGCATAACTTCACTTACCTGTTAAGAGAACAAGTAGGTATTACCGCCATCAATGAAACCCCAGCCGCAACGGTAGAACAACAGCAAACCCTACAACACATCAAAAATATCATCAATATTCTGCAAGAAACACGTGGCTTTGACCCAGCTAAACTTGCACCCCAAATTGCTCAATTGCTATTTAACCCAGGCGTGCAACGTTTAGGACAACAAGTAGTAAATCAACTACTACAAAAAGCCACAGTCCGTTTAATTCGGGAATTGTTAACAGCAGGGGAAGTCAACACCAGCAAAAACGCCAACTTATAA